One region of Terriglobales bacterium genomic DNA includes:
- the fusA gene encoding elongation factor G, whose protein sequence is MKTYESANLRNVAVVGHSHCGKTSLISALLYTAGSTPRLGRVDDGSATTSWDEEEIARQMSITITPAYCEWDKCKINLLDTPGFNMFLHEAKAALVPAEAALVVVDGVSGVEAMTSRVWEYAAEMDMPRIIVVNRMDRDRTDKERVLESLRNAFGRQVVPVFLPIGSERNLTGVVDLVTMKSYTYSMGGNGKGKEGPIPPELAEEAKAAHEALVELVAEGKDELMEEFFEKGTIPEDHLIGALHEAIREDRIFPVLFASGLGNIGTDHILDFLVTYAPTASESAPIRLAPASAAGNGASANGAAANETLKVSDSGPLALYVFKTISDPFAGHISFFKVFSGVVKNDATVHNFTRNLAEKFSHLSVMQGKTAVNVSELHAGDIGAVAKLKGTLTGDSLGDKARPLTFPQVTFAEPAITFAIEPKTRADEDKLANGLHKLMEEDQMVRFFRDAQTKEFLIAGTGQQHIEVIVSKLKKRYHTEVVLKAPKVPYRETIRGRADAHGRHKKQSGGHGQFGDCKIKMEPLQRGSGFEFVNDIFGGAIPKNYIPAVEKGIVEAAARGHLAGFPVVDFRVTLYDGSYHDVDSNELSFKMAGRLAFRQGMDQAKATLLEPIMHVEISIPDEFAGSIMGDLNSRRGRIQGMDNKGGNTVVKAEVPMAEMLTYGVDLTSMTQGRGSFSMEMDHYDIVPGALQEKIISAAKAERGELVEVEE, encoded by the coding sequence GTGAAGACCTATGAAAGCGCGAACCTGCGCAATGTTGCCGTCGTCGGCCACTCCCATTGTGGGAAGACATCTCTAATCTCGGCGCTGCTGTATACCGCGGGCTCAACTCCGCGTCTCGGGCGCGTGGACGACGGATCGGCGACTACCTCCTGGGACGAGGAAGAGATCGCGCGGCAAATGTCGATTACGATCACGCCCGCGTACTGCGAGTGGGATAAGTGCAAGATCAACCTGCTCGATACGCCCGGCTTCAACATGTTTCTGCACGAGGCCAAGGCCGCGCTGGTTCCCGCCGAAGCGGCGCTCGTAGTAGTCGATGGCGTAAGTGGCGTCGAAGCCATGACAAGCCGTGTGTGGGAGTACGCGGCCGAGATGGACATGCCGCGGATCATCGTGGTGAATCGCATGGATCGCGATCGTACCGACAAAGAACGTGTGCTTGAATCGCTGCGCAATGCTTTTGGACGACAGGTCGTGCCCGTGTTCCTGCCCATAGGTAGCGAACGCAATCTTACTGGCGTCGTAGATCTGGTAACCATGAAGTCTTACACCTATTCCATGGGCGGCAATGGAAAAGGCAAAGAAGGGCCGATTCCGCCTGAACTCGCAGAGGAAGCAAAAGCAGCCCACGAAGCGTTAGTTGAACTAGTTGCAGAAGGCAAAGACGAGCTGATGGAGGAGTTCTTCGAGAAGGGAACGATTCCCGAAGATCATCTGATCGGGGCGTTGCATGAGGCCATTCGTGAGGATCGAATATTCCCAGTTTTGTTTGCATCTGGGCTAGGCAACATTGGCACCGACCACATCCTGGATTTTCTCGTCACGTACGCTCCGACTGCATCCGAAAGTGCGCCGATACGCCTGGCTCCCGCCAGTGCCGCAGGAAATGGCGCGAGCGCAAATGGTGCCGCCGCAAATGAAACGCTCAAGGTCAGTGATTCCGGGCCGCTGGCTCTGTATGTCTTCAAGACCATCTCCGATCCTTTCGCTGGGCACATATCCTTCTTCAAGGTCTTTTCCGGAGTCGTGAAGAACGACGCAACCGTGCACAACTTCACGCGCAATCTGGCGGAAAAGTTTTCTCATTTGTCCGTCATGCAGGGCAAGACGGCAGTCAATGTCAGCGAGTTGCACGCGGGCGATATCGGAGCTGTAGCCAAGCTCAAGGGAACCTTGACTGGAGATAGTCTCGGAGACAAAGCTCGTCCGTTAACCTTCCCGCAAGTCACCTTTGCCGAGCCTGCTATCACGTTCGCGATCGAGCCCAAGACGCGAGCCGACGAAGACAAACTGGCGAATGGTCTCCACAAACTAATGGAAGAGGACCAGATGGTGCGCTTCTTCCGCGACGCGCAAACCAAGGAATTTCTTATTGCCGGCACCGGCCAGCAGCATATCGAGGTAATTGTTTCCAAGCTGAAGAAACGCTATCACACCGAAGTGGTGTTAAAAGCTCCGAAAGTTCCGTACCGGGAAACGATTCGCGGCAGGGCCGACGCGCACGGACGTCACAAGAAACAAAGCGGCGGACACGGGCAGTTTGGCGATTGCAAAATCAAGATGGAACCGCTGCAACGTGGTAGTGGATTCGAGTTCGTCAACGACATCTTCGGCGGAGCCATCCCGAAGAACTACATTCCAGCAGTGGAAAAGGGAATCGTGGAAGCTGCAGCCCGAGGTCATCTCGCCGGGTTTCCTGTCGTCGACTTCAGAGTGACGCTTTATGACGGCTCCTATCATGATGTTGATTCCAACGAACTCTCATTCAAGATGGCCGGACGCCTGGCCTTCCGACAGGGCATGGACCAGGCGAAAGCAACCCTCCTTGAGCCAATCATGCACGTCGAGATCTCTATTCCAGACGAGTTCGCCGGCAGCATCATGGGCGATTTGAATTCCCGCCGCGGTCGCATCCAGGGCATGGACAACAAGGGCGGAAACACAGTAGTCAAGGCCGAAGTTCCCATGGCCGAGATGCTCACGTACGGCGTCGATCTTACTTCGATGACACAGGGCCGTGGCAGCTTCTCGATGGAAATGGACCACTACGACATCGTTCCCGGAGCCCTGCAGGAGAAGATCATTTCCGCCGCGAAAGCAGAGCGCGGCGAGTTGGTCGAGGTAGAAGAGTAG